The Primulina huaijiensis isolate GDHJ02 chromosome 6, ASM1229523v2, whole genome shotgun sequence genomic sequence CAGTAGGACATTACCCTAACCGCATATCAATTATTCGTGTCCGaccaagttttatttttttatatgggGTCTAGCATGAACCCTTTATGCTTGACTAAACATGGGTAGTTGAATCCTACATGCAGGTAACGTCCTTGTACTAGGATCGGATTTTCTGCATTCAACATCATGAATTACATACAACCTTGGTTGCATACATGGATTAATGCCAACAAATAAAAGTAagtattatttcaaattctgaATTATGGAGTCATTTTAAAACCATTCTTTCGACAAACCCGCTACAACCTTGGTTGCATACATGGTTGGATGccaacaaaatatatatttttatgcatgtaatTCATCAGCGTATTAAGGTTCATTAAAACAAAAGGGGAATAGTTTTAATAGATATGGTAATTTGACTGTGATTAAAAGCATAAAGTAATACAAGTTGATTCCGTTTAAAAAGGTCAAACCAATGAATTGGAGTATCATAGATTATCATGGATGACAACCATGGTTAGAGGCtagattattaaaatattaaaaaatttctcaCTATTTCGCAGTCAAAAGTATTTTGCAATGATGAACATATAAAGTGCATCTACGAAGCAATTGTGTACAAAATTTTGGCTTAGAATCATTTAAAACAACCTCGAGAATATTCAGTTCCAATTGCTCGAATATTTAACAATCTATTGAAAATATTAGATAATATTANAAAGATGCACTAAATTATGCAAATGAaatcataaattcataatttaaccGAAATTTAATTATCCTAATTACAATTCCCAGTACTACAAGAAAATACTAATTCACAAGCTTACAGCATAACAAAAGCGatcataataattatattttattaataataataatattctaaatagaaatatatttttttttataattttatcatggataattatgGGTAGCATTTATTTGGAGGCTAGCTGACCAAGAATTCATTTCTAAGAGCACCAACTTGAATAAGCTTGGGGACCAGATTATTACTCAAATGCAAAGCAACCAGACTCTCAAGCCCACCAACACACACGCCGCCTATGTACAACGCCGGGATCGCGGGACCGCCACCGGAAGGGGGCGAATATTCGGCCTCATCTGTGGTATCCCTCTGGCTGAGGGTGGTGATCTCGTCTTCTTCCAGCTCTATGACAGTGGGGTAGACGCCGATGGTTGAGAGGAGATGTTTCATGACATGGCACATGCAGCAAGAAGGTCGGCTGAAGATGATTAGAGGACTCTCAGATATGAGGCGTTGGATGCGCATCTCGGTGGATTCAGCGACGTCGATAGCCAGGGGAGAGGTGGTGGTCGGGGTGAGCTCGAGGCGGACGCCGCTGTCTGCTAGAGGCCAGTAATTCCTAACGCCTTGCATCGCCGCCGTGGAGATTTTATTGGGGAGAGGAGTGGACAATTGGGGACGTGGAGGAGAGATGAATGAGAGGTTATTATATACGAGAAACTGGGGTAAGTGCTCCTTGGGAAAAGGTTATTTGTTAAGCTAcctttttttaacaataattaatgaatttgttattataaatttgaaatatataagtTCAAATACATATGTAacacacataattttttttagttaaataaatattgaatatataatttatttttattaaatataataaattaaatccaataTTAATCACCCCTTGATCGTGTCATTTGATTATGAGGTTCGTCTTGAGTTGTGAGCGTGCATAATGTAAAAGGCAGTTTCCAATttccattatttttatttcgaaATTGCAAAAAGTAAATGTCACTTTTGTGAAATGAGAAGTCTTTCAAATTTCAATCGTCCGTagggtatttttatttttatcctttttattagaaaagaaaatatcttttttttttaaatcgttTTGCGATGAAGGAGCTACTTCAactaataagtaatattttatttcacattagaacaaattttcaaaaatcattaaCTTTATAAAACTAAGAAGATTCCATATTTCCATGCTGTTTTCATCGTCATTTGCACtattattttaacataaaaacttTCGTGATACAAATCTTCAATTTAGATCAttcattaaaaatcattatttttttttataaatatgtataGTTTTGACTTATCTCACGATTAAAAATCtacgagaccgtctcacaaaagatttATCACATAAAAATATTCCGCTACCAAATTATATACCATGATACTTACGGAAAATTTAATGTCCGATTCCaacaagtgtcactagtccagacgcaggctTCGAATTCGCCatgagcctgaaatcaagaaattgaccattagaagggggccgggagggtgtcccaGCATAGATATTCTCTTATAAATACCAAGTTTGAgtgtttaatttatatattcactatattgtttttcggcagcacccttagctgctcctcACCTATATcatcagtctctgacttgagcatcGGAGGTACCCTCCCGGCCCTTttctaacggtcttcttcgtgatttcaggctcaggacaaaTTCGAAGCTTGTGCCTGGATTAGTAACACTTGCTGGAATCGAACCCtaaattttccgtgagtatcaTACCATATCAAATTGTACATGCATATTCGTACAGAGTTCAATTAGTATCATGAATAAAGCTAGAATATTGTAAAATAGACACGTAATGTTTACttaaaaacaaattcaaaagaATTAGCATCCTACAAAGTTATAtgtgtattaaaaaaaatggaatcaTATGACCCGTTATTGTTCAATTAATGGGAAAGTGGGGTTTAGGGAAGAAATGTGAAGGTGGCTGACATCACAAAGTCACTTATCACGTTAGCTATGATCAAAGAGAGATGGCTAGctttatttattctttttgttttttatttaactatAAAACTCGCCCGAATCACTATTCGGTATAAATTGGCTAAACCTCTGCATGTACTCAATTGTGGAGCCATAAATATAGTATTTTATGgactagaattttaaatttcataatcttttaatattttgaattgatCTACCCCGAccaatatcatattattccaaaatttacatataaaattttttaaaaaaaattggaccacCTGAGCTTAAGTCGAGTATACATGcatgtggctccgccactgtCTATACTTAATATTTATACATTAAATAACAAATTACGTCAATCGAGTAAATTATACTGGACAAACTATGTTCGATAAGTCCGCCAGGAAAAAACGTTTGTACGAAGAAGAGAGAaggctttatatatatatatatagacagaTACAACATGGATCGTGTACATTAGTAACATGACCAATACGACATGGGAGATGGTAAGAATTTGCACTAAATGACAATAGAAATGAAGAGATCACGTGGATCTGTTTCTTGGCTTTTACATCTTCATCACTTaatgtaaatatataaatgGTAATAAATAATggccttaattaattaatataacttACTAATGtgcttttatttataataattaaacgTTCCTCAATCGAGGGTTCATCTAAGCTCGTGGTAAACCCTTAAATTTGGAGGATAGTGCTTTTGTTTTTTAGTGCCATATATTTCTGCATAATTAAAAGAACACTAAAGTAGTGCCCTAGAAGTGGGATTTCAGTGATccttttttaaaacaattaaaatctactattagagtttttttttaaaaaaaatcaagatttaacataaaaaagaagataaaatatatgtaaaacAGTATTCGAAACATAATTATGTCTaaagtattttaatatttcaagttCAAATTAAATAGGATAAAAAATTTGGTAAGGTAAAATTCTAAGAGtgggtctcttgtgagacggtctcacgaatcttttaTCTGGTAGatgggtcaatcctatcgatgttcaaaataaaaattaacactcttagcataaaaagtaatactttttcatggatgactcaaataagagatctatctcataaaatacgcctcgtaagaccgtctcacacaagtttttgtcaaattctAATTGTCAAAAAAATAAAGGCCTTGCTTAGATTAATCTTATCGTCAACTTTTTTGACTTATTTGAATGAATAAAGTCAGATTCACTTTATATGAACTCTAAATGAAAGTTATTCGAAATCTTTTTTCCCAAATCAAATTTCCAAGCACAACTTGAGAAAACTAAAATATCATCGAATTATACTCTTGAATTTTAAGTATGTAAGGATTAATTTaggattaattaatataaaatcgACTCGTTATTTTAATAGATAAAGGTTGttaatatttgaaatcatgAACTAACGATGTAGCTTTATAATCTTTGTCGACTTCTTATGACTTTAGGTTTGATGtaacagtctcacgaatctttatctgtgagaccggttaactctaccgatattaacaataaaaagtaatatttttagtataaaaagtaatattttttcatggatgacccaaataagatattcgatccataaaattgatatgtaagaccgtctcacaagattttttgtgttgatatgtaatttcttttgttttataaataaaagttCTAAAATGCCACATAAAGTTTATGAAAAGATCCTTGCAAATTTATTGCCATATATACTAATAAAACATATACGGGAAAACAAAACGTAGACTTCTTTTGTTCGATAAATTATTCTTTGTTAATTATGATGTACGTAAGATCAGTACTTATTGCATTATTAATTGGACCGATTCTTTtgaccaaaatatatttttgaagaaCAAAACGACAAATTAAATGTCGCGTCAGCTTATTTTTAGTCATGTGCTATTACGTAACAAAGTACCAATCATGGAACACTGAATACATAAAAATTAACTAGTTTTTGTAAAACATCAAAATTTTGTTCGATAAATTATTCTTTGTTAATTATGATGTTCAATCGTGGGTCAGAGAAAATAGTgctaaataatgataataaaggGCAGAAATCGGCCGTCGACGCCATCATTTTGTCAATTTCCTTCCACGAGGCATGGAGACCTTTGGCTTTTGTGGGGGAGGCAACATACGTAATGGGACCATTGATGTTAAAGTATCGACTCGGCGAAGTCATTACCCCCTCGTATTCGCTAGTTACATCTCTTGTCATGTGCGCAAATTAATTGTAGCATACGCACACGTCAGTCAAATTCATTGAATACGAGGTAAGAAGCAAACGAAAGAAAATcgatttttaattatgatttattttgttgtgtctagattatatgtttttttttcccccTTTTTTCAGCAACTCTTCATTGATATTTTTTGTGAATTACCACTCGAACTGTAATTCTaagaatttaaataatattttattacatcatttatttatttttaaatatttcatagTTTTTACAATTTATATCACTGGTAAGTTTTAACATATTTTGTGTATTTATACaaattgtcatttttttttaattttttttaatattacataaattttCAACCATTTTTATTATAAcaagataaattaattttgatacataatattcaaaatatagtaataattatataaatattttgttgatgATATTTGTACCCAAGTTTAGATAATTgaaagtgaaaaatattatataaattgaaGATATTGTTgtcattttactaaaaattaagttttgaaaTAACTGTTATCTTAACGATCAAAATTTAGCATATATTCATTTTGGACTTTAATTTCCAAACACTCTCTACTCTTGTTTCTCATCCATTTACTTataatcactacaagaaaacgCCCAACAACAACGCatatacaacaacggtttttgtgaaaaaccgttgtcgtatagtTTTTAACAATGGtgttagtgaaaaccgttgtcgtaggtaagttttgacaacggtttacaaaaccgttgtcttttagggggtaaaagacaacggttttcataaaaccgttgtcttttaggaggtcaacgacaacggtttttagaaaaccgttgtctaccgttgtcttttgccgtgtttttttatcaatcgacaacggttttcaaaaaccgttgtcgattgtcgTATTTTTCAGACAAACGAGAACAGTTTGAAGAAACTGTTGTtgaatatagcgacggttttgatttaaccgtcgctactttagcgacggttatattaaGACCATCGCatgtcgctaaattagcgacggttttattaacACCATCGCTAAATGTAGCAACGGATTTAaataaacccgtcgctaattttaaattagcgacctTTTagaaaaaactgtcgctaaaatgaccgacagttttcaaatttgcgAGAGTTaaatgaaataaccgtcgctaatggcgacggtttagccaaaaaccgtcgccaattcTCTATAAATAGCCACCTTCTCGGTCCATTTTCACAACATCACTTTACAAcacttacacgattttagtttcattttgagtaaattttttcgctttaaatttttctgtgttagttaaatcatgaatattgttagcatagtcagatgaatattgttagcatagtcaaattataagtattttttttagatttattaaaagtaattttttttattttaatgaaaataattgCGACGGACATTATTAATAAATGTCGCTAAAATCAGCGACGGACTTGATGGtaatctgtcgctaaatttagcggcCGTTTATAAAACCTTTGCTAATTGGCGACGAATTGTTTaaagtccgtcgctaatattagcgacggttttaataaaccgtcgctaatggcgacggtttattaaaaccgtcgctaattaagctacaacaacggataaaaaccgttgtcgttgaacggactttcaacaacaccctcagttacaacagtttttaaaggcctacaacaacggataaaatccgttgtcgtttagcgtttttcttgtagtgaatctCTAAAGAAtcacttcaaaaaaaataaaaattcttccaaacattttttaatttattttatttcgtattttttttacatataagaCCTAACACTTTCAAATTTCCCAAAAGCTATAATAAGTAGTAATTatgtaattcaaatatttttaaactatATAACAGATCAAACATCAAACGTTTCGATCGCTTTTGCCAAAAACTACATTTAGTAGTCATTATGAATTCAGAACCTTTAAAACCATATAATGCCTAAACATTATGCTTCAATCTCTCTTTTAATATGAACAATTATTACTCTCCGGCCGTACATATTTGATAACGGTTATTATCGATCTAGTCTATCCATTTTGAGGGCATGTTCTATTGAAATACATTATTTCGATCCGACCtgacttataaaaaaatattgtttttttgttatatattgtGGGGGAGATGGGGGCCAAAATGAATGTGCATAGTGTGCATGAAGTCATGCAATTCTGAACCGTTGATGGTGCAATTTTGTTGTCTGCCATCACcaaataatatttatgtttatgccCCTTGTTTCGAACATCTTTTTTGCCTAAATATTAATTCAATTCGAGTTTATTTTAGTTAGGTACGAAATCACCATTGTTTAATAGCAAATTTTGGCATGCATAATTACACTTTTATTATATGGTGAAAAACTTGTGTGAcacagtctcacgggtcatattttgtgagacagatatcttatttgagtcattcatgaaaaattattactttttatgctaagaatattactttttattgtgaatatcggtagagttgactcgtctcacagataaagattcgtgataccgtctcacaagatacctaatcttattatattattataaatttaattttaaacccCTCAACTTTgttaacaataacaataataatgtaTAAGTATAGGTATATAAAGGTTACTGTATTTTTCAACAAATAACATATAGTTTTGCCAAAAATagaaatacaaaattaattaatttgctttgtaataattattattgtGATAAAATGTTAGCCTTGGGTATTGGTTTCTAGCACATTGTAAAGTCAAGATCGAGCTGCCGTATGACACCATGATAGAGTGAACAAATAGACGAAACCTTTTGAGACGCTTTAGGTTTGATGTTGATGCAAGTTTTCATGACTAGAAATGTGTTTTTAGTGTGAGAGTCGTGACTAGAAATCACCATGGAATTATCTGTGTGGCTTCAGCCCAAAGTATTTGTATCCAAGTTCAGTGGTCGCTGCAGAATTCAATGCTATTCTTCTTTGCTTGAAGCTCGCTTTGCAGGGTAATTATCGTAATGTATGAGTATTTTCAGATTCGGTCAAACTGTTCTTGCGTTTAACAGGTCCTTCGAACATTATTAATCATGATGGTTCTCTTATCTTGAATATTTGGGAGCTTCTCCATTTGGtttgttttatgaaaatttgaaattcgtaatttttgtaGAGATTTGAACACAATCGCTCATTGTTTAGCGCATTTAATTTGCTCTGTCCTATCTTCCACCGTTTATTTGGGATGAAGTATTTACCCATCTTGGTTGATGAACTTAACTTTCTCATGATTTCTATGATCAATATATTGGTTtccgttttaaaaaaaattgttattttgattTCTGATCTATATACATTATGTGTGGATGTGACTTTTAAATGGAGTGAGTAAAAATAACTCAAGAGAAATGAAAGCTTAAAATTGATCATTTGATTTTGATTGatctcacatatttttattttgaaattaaattatttatcgaATATGTTGTATTAAAATACAACAATTGACCCGATTTATACCAAGAAAAGGCAATAATCGATTCAGTcaagttaaataaatattgtttatatatatatatatatatatatatatatagtaaaaaaNATCTTTGGCTAATTCTTATTATTGtagaattaattattgaaatcaATATTCCGATCCTCTAAACAATTTATAAGTTTATAATGAAACACGAAGCGTCATGAAAAATTTAAGGttatataaatattgatatacatagatttaacatattatttaagctattgtttttatttttagaattatatttatgaataaaaattttattttatttaattaaaaaaagagGATGAAGTTTGATATTACATGTGTGAGCATTTATCACACGCAATGCGAACCAATATGCGGGGAACTACTTCCGAGAAGATCGTTTGCAAAAAAGTATTAAAAAGTAAATACACTGAATatcatgcatgaaaaatatagaCTAAATCACGTACAAAACATTTAAttcatctattttttaaaaaaaaaaatcgacaatAAATTTTATCTCGAGcactttaaattattaaaataatatattgatgatcttttttaaataaaaataaatgaattgaaTGTTTTTGTGTGTGGTTTATATTTTCTTCATGCACGATATTTATtagctttatttttttaatactttttaCAAACGATATTTGTTTGAGAAAATTGTGAGACGATTTATAATACCAAATATAACATAGGATTTGCCCTCTTTCAAGGGCCGGTGGAGTGGGTTGTCACTTTTGCATTCAATCAACGTACTATTTCTACTTTATTTCTAAACAATCTTTTAGAAGCATATTCTTACTTTATGTTAAGactcataataattattattatgttttataaattttgaaactttgacTAATTGAATATTGTATAGACAATGTCCACAAAATATTTGTCCTTCGTTCAATCTTTATTAACACATCGATTGGGTCGTGAGATGAGATAATAAAGGCAAgaataacataattatttttctaaaacttTAATTACTAATGATGCAATTATGGGTTAAAAGATGTTTTACAATTTTCATATACTTGATATATAAATTGCTATataccataaatttttttataatataattgctaaaattcataaacttGGCACGTACAATAAATTAGTATGGTAGCCCATTTTCTCTGTGATATTTGGGCAGTATGGAACGAAAGCGTAATCAATTTGAACGAAGTCCAGTTCATTAATTTGTTAATACTCGATAGAGAAATTTAAGGGTCCATATTCTACTGGATTCTGAGATGATTAATATTGGGCCTAACGAATTCACGGCCCACGTCCACGTAATTTTTCATGTTACATattcgaaaatattaaaaagttattttaaatttgaaaatatgaaatagTGGTTCCGgggataaaatattaaaattctagaatttaaaattacttCTGCTTTTCTGCTTATCAACTTTATCACAATTAAACAATTTATTTCAGAGTATGTATTTTATGATACAGTCATTCAAGTCTATGTCCATGAGATGTGTTCAATAGAtccataatttttataaaaaaataatagttttgatataaaaactaatatatatttttgatctgGGTCGGGTCAGACTCCGTCTCACGAAATTTACCTTCAAaatttatgtgtttttttttttccacgaGGATGTTGACGGTCATATGTGCtatgaagatgcataaaatgGATTTGGGGAGTCTCAACTCtcgataatttattaataaaataaaattattataataatataaaatctcAAAAGTCATCATCCCATCCATCCTCCGGATTATGAATTCATGAGAGCAACTTCATTTTTTGAATGGAATTTACATGGTGCGTCCTAGTGGTCAAATAATGACAAATTTGAGAATCAAGAATCTAATGCAAATATCATTGTCATGCCAAAAAAAAATGATACCTTGATATTGTCAAGATAAGTCCTTTGGATCGTTGGTTTGCAAGAATAAGATACCCTAGCAGGATGCTTGGTCTAACCAATCGTTTTTGGACAATTTTCAACTCAAAAATTATgccatatatgattttatattctcacattgtcaaatttcaattttaatatgagttcttgttttttaatataattttataaaacaataaccaaatcgtaaaaaaaattatttttcatttactcGTCATGCCTGTCAATAAGGAAACATAGCTTACATCATTTACAACTCTGATAACCTATTTGTTGTCAAGAATGCCAATCTTGAAGTTATTGAAATATGCTTGCAAAGTGAAGATAGTCAACCCCCCAAGATCCacttcaataaaatatttgcaacattATAGATTTAGGTCCCCCACCATTTTGCcttattatatttcattaaaCAAGGACAAACATCAAGAAAATACTATTCTAAGCTccgaatatatttttatattacatagacatcataatttataaaataatagaaTTTCGACAACCAATAATAGTTAAATCTTTGAATATATGACACATATGGAATCCAAAAAGCCTCCTTTAAATTCCAACATCTTTTACAAGAATTTCACCTTTCCCTCAGTTCTGTTTCTTCCCTCCCTCCTCTAAAATGGAGATTTCACTtgcaaattttcaaatctttACAGATACAGTACTGTCTTCAATAATCAAGACTCCTAtactatcatcatcatcatctgtATTCACAGTTTTAGCCCTTTTGGCTGGAGTTTTGGTGTACTTCTATGGACCTTATTGGGGTGTTAGAAAAGTTCCTGGCCCTCCCGCAATGCCTTTAGTCGGCCACCTCCCTTTGCTTGCTAAATATGGACCTGAAGTTTTCTCCATTCTTGCG encodes the following:
- the LOC140979329 gene encoding glutaredoxin-C6-like, which produces MQGVRNYWPLADSGVRLELTPTTTSPLAIDVAESTEMRIQRLISESPLIIFSRPSCCMCHVMKHLLSTIGVYPTVIELEEDEITTLSQRDTTDEAEYSPPSGGGPAIPALYIGGVCVGGLESLVALHLSNNLVPKLIQVGALRNEFLVS